Proteins encoded together in one Impatiens glandulifera chromosome 1, dImpGla2.1, whole genome shotgun sequence window:
- the LOC124921998 gene encoding cyclin-A3-2-like, translating into MCDGYVTEIYDYLHNMEKEAKRRPLQDYIDKVQKDVTANMRGVLVDWLVEVAEEYKLQSDTLYLSITYIDRFLSLNPLNKQRLQLLGVSSMLIASKFQEINPPTLDDFCYITDNTYKKEELVKVEADILKSLKFEVSSPTINTFLRRFSRISEQDRKYPDLEFELLGCYLAELSLLDYGCVKFLPSMIASSVVFLSRFMFHPDKHPWNANLERFSGYKPADLQECVLLIQDLQLGKRGASLVAVRDKYNQHKFKYVGLMKSPLQIPNLYFEA; encoded by the coding sequence ATGTGCGATGGTTATGTAACTGAAATCTACGATTATCTTCATAACATGGAGAAAGAGGCAAAGAGAAGGCCGCTGCAAGACTATATCGACAAGGTGCAGAAAGATGTGACTGCAAACATGAGAGGGGTTTTGGTGGATTGGTTGGTGGAGGTTGCAGAAGAATACAAGCTTCAATCAGATACACTTTATCTCTCAATCACTTACATTGACAGATTCTTGTCTCTTAATCCTCTCAATAAGCAGAGGCTGCAGTTGCTTGGCGTTTCTTCAATGTTGATTGCATCAAAGTTTCAAGAGATTAATCCTCCAACACTTGATGACTTCTGCTACATCACAGATAACACTTACAAAAAGGAAGAGCTGGTGAAGGTGGAAGCCGACATACTTAAGTCTCTTAAATTCGAAGTCAGCAGTCCAACCATTAATACCTTCTTGAGAAGATTCTCCAGGATTTCTGAACAGGATCGCAAATATCCTGATTTGGAGTTTGAGTTATTGGGATGCTACTTGGCAGAGTTGAGTTTGCTGGACTATGGCTGTGTCAAGTTCTTGCCATCCATGATTGCTTCTTCTGTTGTGTTCCTTTCCAGGTTTATGTTCCACCCTGATAAACATCCATGGAATGCAAACCTTGAAAGGTTTTCGGGATACAAACCTGCAGATTTACAGGAATGTGTTCTTCTTATACAAGACTTGCAGTTGGGTAAAAGAGGAGCCTCCTTGGTAGCAGTCAGAGACAAATACAACCAGCATAAGTTCAAATATGTTGGCTTGATGAAGAGCCCTCTTCAAATACCCAATTTATACTTTGAAGCTTGA